Proteins from a genomic interval of Chitinophagales bacterium:
- a CDS encoding Glu/Leu/Phe/Val dehydrogenase, with protein sequence MSVLTPAPADINNASVFEQLAPMEHEQVVFCYDKATGLKSIIAIHNTILGPSLGGTRFWNYSNDHAALKDALRLSRGMTYKAAITGLHLGGGKAVIIGDPRKDKTETLLRRYGKFVESLNGKYITAEDVGTSSSDMEYIARETSFVTGLPEYMGGGGDPSPFTAYGVYLGMKASAKEVYGNDSLQGKKVVVQGVGHVGEHLVALLEKEGSIIYITDIFEDRLAAISNAHRVTVVPPEEVYNVDADIYAPCALGATINDDTIGRLKCSIIAGAANNQLASEEVHGQMLLDKGILFAPDFLINAGGLVNVGMELETYNENRVKAECERIYNRTLTVFKIAKEKNLPTYKAANEMAEERLRNIAVLNSRK encoded by the coding sequence ATGTCTGTTTTAACACCAGCACCGGCTGATATTAACAATGCCTCTGTATTCGAGCAATTGGCGCCCATGGAACACGAACAGGTTGTTTTCTGCTATGATAAAGCGACTGGTTTAAAATCTATCATTGCCATTCACAATACCATTCTCGGTCCGTCGCTTGGCGGTACCCGATTCTGGAACTATTCAAATGATCATGCTGCCCTTAAAGATGCATTGCGCCTTTCCCGTGGTATGACTTATAAAGCTGCTATAACCGGCCTTCACCTGGGCGGGGGTAAAGCAGTGATTATTGGCGATCCGCGAAAAGATAAAACAGAGACTTTGCTAAGGCGTTATGGTAAGTTTGTCGAGAGCTTGAATGGAAAATATATTACGGCGGAAGACGTAGGAACTTCCTCTTCGGACATGGAATATATTGCACGTGAAACCAGCTTTGTTACCGGACTGCCGGAATATATGGGAGGTGGCGGGGATCCTTCGCCATTTACAGCATATGGTGTGTATTTGGGAATGAAGGCATCAGCAAAGGAAGTTTACGGGAATGATAGCTTACAGGGAAAAAAGGTAGTAGTGCAGGGAGTAGGTCATGTTGGAGAACACCTGGTTGCGCTTCTTGAAAAGGAGGGATCCATTATTTACATTACCGATATTTTTGAAGACCGTTTAGCAGCTATCAGCAATGCCCACCGTGTAACTGTAGTGCCGCCTGAAGAGGTTTATAATGTAGACGCTGATATTTATGCACCTTGTGCTCTGGGCGCAACTATTAATGATGACACTATTGGTAGATTAAAATGCTCCATTATTGCCGGAGCTGCAAATAATCAGCTTGCAAGCGAGGAAGTGCATGGTCAAATGCTTTTGGATAAGGGAATTCTATTTGCGCCGGATTTTCTCATAAATGCAGGAGGACTGGTAAATGTGGGAATGGAGCTGGAAACCTACAATGAAAATCGTGTGAAAGCGGAGTGCGAACGAATTTATAACCGTACACTTACGGTTTTCAAAATTGCTAAAGAAAAAAACCTTCCCACTTATAAGGCTGCTAACGAAATGGCTGAAGAGCGTTTGCGAAATATTGCTGTTTTAAATTCGAGAAAATAA
- the rfaD gene encoding ADP-glyceromanno-heptose 6-epimerase produces MIIITGAAGFIGSCLVARLNEAGIVDLGLVDDFSSEQKKRNYESKRYLNIIDRNEFLTWLDLQHDSIDFIFHLGARTDTTEFNGKIFDELNVNYSKEIWKRCAEHRIPLLYASSAATYGAGEFGYSDDHAIISKLKPLNPYGVSKNEFDKWVLEQRETPPFWCGLKFFNVFGPNEYHKGRMASVIFHGFNQIKQTEKVRLFRSHNPQYEDGKQLRDFIYVKDVVEVMFYLLEHQQHSGIYNLGTGKARTFLDLANSTFSAMDIQPVIEWIEIPQDIRNTYQSFTEAKMEKLRSIGYKKEFYSLEEGINEYIKQYLLTDKVW; encoded by the coding sequence ATGATCATCATCACCGGCGCTGCGGGATTTATTGGTTCTTGCCTGGTTGCCAGGCTTAATGAAGCTGGCATAGTTGACCTTGGCCTGGTAGATGATTTTTCTTCGGAACAAAAAAAACGCAACTATGAAAGCAAGCGTTATCTGAACATCATTGACCGCAATGAGTTTTTAACATGGCTCGATCTGCAGCACGATTCCATTGATTTTATTTTTCACCTGGGAGCCCGAACCGATACAACAGAATTTAATGGGAAAATTTTTGATGAGCTGAATGTGAATTATTCCAAAGAGATTTGGAAGCGTTGTGCGGAGCATCGTATTCCTCTCTTATATGCCAGCTCTGCGGCAACCTATGGTGCCGGTGAATTCGGCTACAGCGATGACCATGCAATAATCTCTAAATTAAAACCGCTAAACCCATATGGTGTTTCGAAGAATGAATTTGATAAGTGGGTATTAGAGCAAAGGGAGACACCACCGTTCTGGTGCGGGCTTAAATTTTTTAATGTCTTCGGTCCCAATGAATACCATAAAGGCAGAATGGCTTCTGTGATATTTCATGGCTTCAATCAAATAAAACAAACTGAAAAAGTCAGGCTCTTCAGGTCTCATAATCCACAATATGAAGATGGGAAGCAGCTTCGTGATTTTATCTATGTAAAGGATGTAGTTGAAGTGATGTTTTATTTACTGGAACATCAGCAGCATTCAGGCATATATAACCTTGGAACCGGAAAAGCAAGAACGTTCTTAGATTTAGCAAACAGTACGTTTTCCGCTATGGATATTCAACCGGTTATTGAATGGATAGAAATTCCTCAGGATATTCGCAATACATACCAGTCATTTACTGAAGCAAAAATGGAAAAGCTACGCAGTATAGGCTATAAAAAAGAATTCTATTCACTGGAAGAGGGTATAAATGAGTATATAAAACAGTACTTATTGACCGATAAGGTCTGGTGA
- a CDS encoding ABC transporter ATP-binding protein has translation MKYLKSLNHYLYKYRSRLLSGIIFIALSNIFGVYSPQVVRHAVDMVLNEISYHQFYAGSALEGNFLKQFSVSIFFFGLIVVLLAILRGIFLFFMRQTIIVMSRLIEYDQKNEVFDHYQRLHLDFYKRNNTGDLMSRITEDVSRVRMYTGPAIMYTINLAVLFIMVIFTMIRVNPELTLYTVAPLPLLGISIFYVNGIIERKSESIQRQLSFLTTISQESFSGIRVIKSYVQEKFMSRYFNEECEQYKSKTLDLARVEAIYFPLIFMLVGLSTILTIFIGGIEVIEGKITPGNIAEFVIYINMLTWPIASVGWVMALVQRAAASQKRIEEFLNVKPEIFSESTNEENIAGTVEFRNVSFTYPNTGIKALKNISFKIRKGNRIAVIGRTGSGKSTLGQLLVRMYDANDGNVLIDGNDIRSMNLYSLRKQVGYVPQDVFLFSDTVYNNIGFGLEQDLITKEEIEQAAIYASVNEDIRQLPKQYETIVGERGVTLSGGQKQRISIARALIKNPKIVIFDDCLSAVDAITEKNILGYMNEYLKDRTTIIITHRIFSLFNFDNIIVLEDGEIIEEGTHESLLERRNAYFELYEKQQMEEKNYAG, from the coding sequence ATGAAGTATTTAAAATCTCTTAATCACTATTTATATAAGTATCGCAGCCGGCTCTTGTCCGGAATTATTTTCATTGCCTTATCCAATATTTTTGGAGTTTATTCACCGCAGGTAGTCAGGCACGCAGTGGATATGGTCCTGAATGAGATATCGTACCACCAGTTTTATGCGGGATCTGCACTTGAAGGAAATTTTCTCAAGCAATTCAGCGTGTCTATTTTCTTTTTTGGACTGATTGTAGTTCTGCTTGCTATCCTTCGCGGCATCTTTTTATTCTTCATGCGCCAAACAATAATTGTTATGTCGCGGTTAATTGAATACGATCAAAAGAATGAAGTTTTCGATCATTATCAGCGATTACATCTGGACTTCTATAAGCGCAATAATACCGGTGATCTTATGTCGCGCATCACTGAAGATGTATCACGTGTGCGCATGTATACAGGCCCTGCTATAATGTACACCATTAATCTGGCGGTTCTTTTTATAATGGTAATTTTTACTATGATCCGGGTGAATCCTGAACTTACTCTTTATACCGTGGCCCCGCTTCCTCTGCTTGGCATTTCAATTTTTTATGTCAATGGCATCATTGAACGGAAAAGTGAATCTATTCAGCGGCAACTCTCTTTTCTAACTACCATTTCTCAGGAGTCGTTTTCAGGCATTCGTGTTATAAAATCTTACGTGCAGGAAAAATTCATGAGCAGATATTTTAATGAGGAATGCGAGCAATACAAATCAAAGACGCTGGACCTGGCGCGCGTAGAGGCAATTTATTTTCCACTCATTTTTATGCTTGTTGGGTTGAGTACCATATTAACAATCTTTATTGGCGGAATTGAGGTAATTGAAGGGAAAATTACGCCTGGTAATATTGCAGAATTTGTTATCTACATTAACATGTTGACCTGGCCTATTGCCTCGGTCGGCTGGGTAATGGCACTTGTACAGCGTGCGGCTGCATCTCAGAAGAGGATTGAAGAATTCTTAAATGTAAAGCCGGAGATCTTTTCTGAAAGCACTAATGAAGAGAACATAGCAGGCACTGTAGAATTCAGGAATGTCTCTTTTACTTATCCTAACACAGGAATAAAGGCATTAAAGAATATATCTTTCAAAATCAGGAAGGGCAACAGGATTGCTGTAATCGGCAGAACAGGCTCGGGAAAGTCCACTTTAGGTCAATTGCTGGTTCGCATGTACGATGCGAATGATGGAAATGTATTAATTGATGGGAATGATATTCGAAGCATGAATTTATATTCACTGCGGAAACAGGTTGGATACGTACCGCAGGATGTCTTCCTTTTTTCCGATACAGTTTATAATAACATTGGTTTCGGACTTGAACAGGATCTGATAACGAAAGAGGAAATTGAACAAGCGGCCATCTATGCTTCCGTTAACGAGGATATAAGGCAATTGCCAAAACAATATGAAACCATTGTGGGGGAAAGAGGGGTAACGCTTTCCGGAGGTCAAAAGCAACGTATTTCCATTGCGCGTGCACTAATAAAAAACCCTAAAATTGTAATTTTCGATGACTGTCTTTCTGCCGTAGATGCAATAACTGAGAAAAACATTCTTGGCTATATGAATGAGTATCTGAAAGACCGCACGACTATAATCATTACGCACCGTATTTTCTCACTGTTTAATTTTGATAATATTATAGTGCTTGAGGATGGCGAAATTATTGAAGAGGGTACCCATGAGTCATTGCTGGAACGGCGAAATGCCTATTTCGAATTGTATGAAAAGCAGCAAATGGAGGAAAAAAACTACGCCGGTTAA
- the nusB gene encoding transcription antitermination factor NusB, translating into MLSRRNVRIKVMQTLYSREHDKEKTIERLEKTTLESINAFYRCFLYNLYLLSKTAEYVIRDNQIQAAKFIQQEDKSFLSSQVFDNIIIQHIVERESLYQEIKREKMDLRADEDYFRQFFQLLKKTKEYSEYSLKQNPLMPEDKEIIYFIYKKILYPNEMFQQHIEDVFTGWLDDREAIYHSVINTIETIAPGQSSFITNRVKDMKEVKEYAIDLLKKTIYNEEEAEQIITPFLENWDKERLAMLDLLLMKMTVIEMIYFPSIPVKVSINEYIELAKLYSTPKSGEFINGILDSLMKKLKEENRIIKSGRGEKES; encoded by the coding sequence ATGCTCTCCAGAAGAAACGTACGAATAAAAGTGATGCAAACATTATACTCGCGGGAGCATGATAAGGAAAAGACCATTGAACGACTCGAGAAGACCACGCTGGAAAGTATTAATGCATTTTACCGCTGCTTTCTTTACAATCTCTACCTGTTGTCAAAGACTGCGGAATATGTAATCAGGGATAACCAGATTCAGGCCGCAAAATTTATCCAGCAGGAGGACAAATCTTTTTTAAGCTCCCAGGTTTTTGACAACATAATAATTCAGCATATAGTAGAAAGGGAAAGTTTATATCAAGAGATAAAACGTGAGAAGATGGACTTACGGGCTGATGAAGATTATTTCCGTCAATTCTTCCAGTTATTAAAAAAGACAAAGGAATATTCTGAATATTCACTTAAACAAAATCCTTTAATGCCCGAGGATAAAGAGATCATTTATTTTATATATAAAAAGATATTATATCCAAATGAAATGTTTCAACAGCATATTGAAGATGTATTCACGGGGTGGCTTGATGATCGGGAAGCCATTTATCATTCCGTTATTAATACTATCGAAACAATAGCCCCGGGTCAAAGCTCATTTATTACTAACCGGGTTAAGGATATGAAAGAAGTAAAGGAATATGCTATTGATCTTTTAAAAAAAACCATTTATAATGAAGAGGAAGCTGAGCAAATAATTACGCCTTTTCTCGAAAATTGGGATAAAGAGCGGCTTGCTATGCTGGATCTGCTGTTAATGAAAATGACGGTAATTGAAATGATATATTTTCCAAGTATCCCGGTTAAAGTTTCCATTAATGAATATATTGAATTAGCCAAACTCTACAGCACACCCAAGAGTGGTGAATTCATCAACGGAATATTAGATTCTCTTATGAAAAAACTAAAAGAAGAAAACCGTATAATCAAAAGTGGCAGGGGTGAAAAGGAAAGCTGA
- a CDS encoding tail fiber domain-containing protein, translating to MKKIMTHYIPGLFFLLLISMQTDIYAQSNLKKYNTINVKQPDRMSLTRGSTTGIAADLLPDTDNKLNIGSPSLQWKNIYLSGSLFLDGANFLDNKGGENLFVGNTGNTANTASSCTFVGYHAGNSNTNGEYNVFVGHLAGSDNTEGHHNTFVGESAGQVCKLAYYDTFIGNQAGALNDSGSSDVFVGQTAGFHNVHGSYNTFIGKASGYSNKDGFDNSFLGKNAGHENVNGFQNTYLGRAAGYSGTGSNNTMVGAYAGYQQIGSFNVFIGESSSYRWISGNKNTIIGDSAGIKTTKGNSNIYIGFRTDGSDNLSNAIAIGAQFKITGSNTVVIGNSSFTKVGFGVNPSQNNIMQFVNTSASLTTGGVWSNASDRKLKDNFEKLDSKDILSRVKMLDIQRWNYKVENQSIKHIGPVAQDFNKLFGVGNDTTISTIDPAGVALVSIKALISDNEDLRSKNEELTQQYATQQLQLDDVQKQLSDIKAALSQCCVNYNPNIGSDGEKVNNTIEKVSLIQNSPNPFSNETTIQYTIPQSFVNAEIRIASENGDVIKVFTLYNQAGFLTLKAVDFTAGTYHYSLFTDGKELESKVMVISR from the coding sequence ATGAAAAAAATTATGACACATTACATTCCCGGACTCTTCTTTCTCCTGCTTATTTCTATGCAGACTGATATTTATGCCCAGTCAAATCTTAAAAAGTACAACACAATTAACGTAAAGCAACCTGATCGTATGAGCTTAACCAGAGGCTCGACTACCGGGATTGCAGCAGATTTGCTTCCAGACACCGATAATAAACTTAACATAGGGTCGCCGTCGCTTCAATGGAAAAATATTTATTTGAGCGGATCACTTTTCCTGGATGGAGCAAATTTTTTGGACAATAAAGGCGGAGAAAACTTATTTGTAGGAAATACCGGTAATACAGCAAATACGGCGAGCTCCTGTACGTTTGTTGGATACCACGCGGGTAATTCTAACACCAACGGAGAGTATAATGTGTTTGTAGGTCATCTTGCAGGCTCAGACAATACGGAAGGGCACCATAATACGTTCGTAGGTGAATCGGCTGGACAGGTATGCAAGCTGGCTTATTATGATACTTTTATCGGCAACCAGGCAGGAGCTTTGAATGATTCGGGCTCCTCTGATGTATTTGTTGGCCAGACAGCGGGTTTCCATAATGTACATGGCAGCTACAATACCTTTATAGGAAAAGCCTCAGGATACTCTAATAAGGATGGTTTTGATAATTCTTTTCTGGGTAAAAATGCAGGCCACGAAAATGTCAATGGCTTCCAGAATACTTATTTAGGACGGGCTGCTGGTTATTCAGGTACCGGAAGTAATAATACTATGGTAGGTGCCTATGCCGGGTATCAGCAGATCGGGTCGTTTAATGTATTTATTGGTGAATCCTCCTCTTACCGCTGGATTTCAGGAAATAAGAATACGATAATAGGTGATTCAGCAGGAATTAAAACCACAAAGGGTAACAGCAACATATACATCGGCTTCCGTACCGATGGAAGCGATAATTTATCTAATGCTATCGCAATAGGTGCTCAGTTTAAAATAACAGGCAGTAATACTGTAGTGATCGGAAATTCTTCCTTTACTAAGGTCGGCTTCGGCGTAAATCCATCACAAAATAATATCATGCAATTTGTAAATACCAGTGCCTCTCTTACAACGGGCGGGGTTTGGTCAAATGCATCTGACAGAAAATTGAAAGATAATTTTGAGAAGCTGGATTCAAAAGATATTTTAAGCCGGGTAAAAATGCTGGATATACAGAGATGGAATTATAAGGTAGAAAACCAATCCATTAAACACATTGGCCCTGTAGCCCAGGATTTTAATAAATTATTTGGTGTAGGAAATGATACCACTATATCCACTATTGATCCGGCGGGTGTAGCCCTGGTTAGTATTAAAGCGCTGATTTCTGACAATGAGGATCTCAGAAGTAAAAATGAAGAATTGACTCAGCAGTATGCAACACAGCAATTACAGCTTGATGATGTGCAGAAACAGCTCAGTGATATTAAAGCTGCTTTGTCTCAATGCTGCGTTAATTATAATCCAAATATTGGTTCCGACGGAGAAAAAGTGAATAATACAATTGAAAAGGTTTCATTGATTCAAAACTCACCAAATCCATTTTCCAATGAAACAACCATTCAATACACTATTCCTCAAAGTTTTGTAAATGCAGAAATTCGTATTGCATCTGAAAATGGTGATGTTATAAAGGTATTTACTTTATACAACCAGGCCGGTTTTCTTACCTTAAAGGCTGTAGATTTTACGGCGGGCACGTACCACTATTCTCTGTTTACAGATGGAAAAGAATTGGAATCAAAAGTCATGGTTATTAGCCGATAG
- the ychF gene encoding redox-regulated ATPase YchF codes for MSLQGGIVGLPNVGKSTLFNALSNAKAQAANFPFCTIEPNVGVITVPDQRLTELARLVNPKKIIPTTIEIVDIAGLVKGASKGEGLGNQFLGNIRNTDAIIHVIRCFDDDNVIHVDGNINPVRDKEIIDTELQLKDLETVEKRISKQEKVARTGDRDAKKLMDILLAYKGHLESGKSARTVNLDNEDQSVFADMFLLTSKPVLYVCNVDEKSVISGNSHTGKLMDAVKDEKAEVLLISAAIESEIAELDNYDDRISFLHDLGLQESGVEKLIRASYSLLKLITYFTAGEPEVRAWTIKNGMLAPQAAGVIHSDFEKGFIRAEVIAYNDYISYGSEASCRTAGKLRIEGKEYEVKDGDVMHFLFNV; via the coding sequence ATGAGTTTACAGGGTGGCATAGTGGGATTGCCGAACGTCGGTAAGTCTACACTTTTTAATGCACTATCGAATGCAAAAGCACAGGCAGCGAACTTTCCCTTTTGTACCATTGAGCCCAACGTGGGTGTTATCACCGTTCCCGACCAGCGACTGACGGAATTGGCCCGGTTGGTAAATCCTAAAAAAATTATTCCTACCACTATTGAAATTGTAGACATTGCCGGCCTGGTTAAGGGAGCGAGTAAGGGTGAAGGACTGGGAAACCAATTCCTCGGAAATATACGGAACACCGATGCCATCATTCATGTGATCCGCTGCTTTGATGATGATAATGTAATTCACGTTGATGGCAATATTAACCCCGTGCGTGATAAAGAGATTATAGATACGGAATTGCAACTGAAAGATTTGGAAACGGTAGAGAAGAGGATTTCCAAACAAGAGAAAGTAGCACGCACAGGAGACCGTGATGCAAAAAAATTGATGGATATATTGTTAGCATATAAAGGCCATCTTGAATCCGGAAAATCAGCCCGCACCGTTAACCTTGATAACGAAGATCAATCTGTTTTTGCCGATATGTTTTTACTTACTTCTAAACCTGTTTTATACGTCTGTAACGTAGATGAGAAATCCGTAATAAGCGGCAACAGCCATACAGGAAAATTAATGGATGCTGTAAAGGATGAAAAAGCGGAAGTGCTGCTTATCTCAGCTGCCATCGAATCAGAGATTGCAGAGCTGGATAACTATGACGACAGGATATCTTTTTTACATGATTTAGGATTACAGGAATCAGGTGTGGAGAAACTGATACGTGCTTCTTACAGTCTTTTGAAACTGATTACCTATTTCACTGCAGGTGAACCAGAGGTCAGGGCATGGACAATAAAGAATGGCATGCTTGCTCCACAGGCAGCGGGTGTGATTCACTCAGATTTTGAGAAAGGGTTTATCCGGGCTGAGGTGATTGCATACAATGACTATATATCCTACGGCAGCGAGGCAAGCTGTCGCACCGCCGGAAAACTAAGGATCGAAGGCAAAGAGTACGAAGTAAAAGATGGTGATGTGATGCACTTTTTGTTTAATGTTTAG
- a CDS encoding DUF2807 domain-containing protein, which produces MKRATYLRHLILLLLIASLISSCDKVVINGSGAVITESRNVTGYSYVSLGIDAVLYITQGSLYDLKIEAQQNILNEIETNVTGDQLSINTHQCIKDYSPIRIYVTVPDIKGMKVTGTGSLYSTSIIKSESMSITLTGTGFISTQDSIITNNLDINLSGSGEINFIGKATSTDASISGSGNITLSGESLSSDLSISGSGNIYAYDFPVDKCNVKITGSGNAEVNVFSSLTGSIIGSGNIFYKGNPFVDVSISGSGNALHVD; this is translated from the coding sequence ATGAAGCGAGCTACGTATTTAAGGCACCTGATACTTCTTTTATTAATTGCTAGTCTGATTTCCTCGTGCGATAAAGTTGTTATTAACGGATCAGGCGCTGTTATAACGGAGTCAAGAAATGTAACCGGCTACAGTTATGTGAGTCTCGGTATTGACGCTGTTCTCTATATTACCCAGGGAAGTTTGTATGATCTGAAGATAGAAGCTCAGCAGAATATATTGAATGAGATAGAAACTAACGTTACCGGCGATCAGCTCAGCATTAATACCCATCAATGCATAAAAGATTATTCACCCATCCGGATATACGTTACCGTGCCTGATATAAAGGGCATGAAGGTTACCGGCACGGGAAGCCTTTATTCCACATCTATTATTAAAAGTGAATCCATGTCGATTACACTAACTGGAACCGGTTTCATATCTACACAGGACTCTATAATCACAAATAACCTCGATATAAATCTCAGTGGTTCTGGTGAAATTAATTTTATAGGAAAAGCCACATCTACGGATGCTTCCATTTCCGGATCAGGTAATATTACGCTGTCAGGTGAAAGCCTTTCTTCTGATTTGTCAATCAGTGGTTCAGGAAATATTTATGCCTACGATTTCCCTGTAGATAAATGTAATGTAAAAATCACCGGATCTGGGAATGCGGAAGTCAATGTTTTTTCTTCACTTACCGGAAGTATCATTGGCAGCGGAAATATCTTTTATAAAGGAAATCCATTTGTGGATGTAAGCATTTCCGGTAGCGGCAATGCATTGCACGTTGATTAA
- a CDS encoding DUF3276 family protein: MDDKKGNYKSESVYSKKLRAGKRRTYFFDVKSTKANDYFLTITESKKRQDDTYERFKIFLYKEDFNKFLENLTETIDHIKKELMPHYDFDEFARRQEEYERNRQETNAQNESAPTSNPVAPESDDSPADKITGNPSGTDRLPNDDDLKW, encoded by the coding sequence GTGGATGATAAAAAAGGAAATTACAAGTCGGAATCTGTTTATTCAAAAAAATTAAGAGCAGGGAAAAGAAGAACTTATTTCTTTGATGTTAAATCGACAAAGGCAAATGATTATTTCCTGACCATTACTGAGAGTAAAAAGAGGCAGGATGATACTTATGAGCGGTTTAAGATTTTTTTATATAAAGAAGATTTCAATAAATTTCTTGAAAATCTAACGGAGACTATTGATCATATTAAGAAGGAGCTAATGCCACATTATGATTTTGACGAGTTCGCCCGTCGTCAGGAAGAATACGAAAGAAACCGGCAGGAAACCAATGCTCAAAATGAATCGGCGCCAACCTCAAATCCTGTAGCTCCGGAAAGTGATGATTCCCCCGCTGATAAAATTACCGGGAATCCATCAGGTACAGATCGTCTTCCCAATGATGATGACCTGAAATGGTGA
- the rplS gene encoding 50S ribosomal protein L19, translating to MDAIKYFHQQVTKKKELPDFKAGDNVTVYYKIIEGSKERIQAYRGEVIQRKGMGTTQTFTVRKISNGIGVERIFPFFSPSIDNIEVNKRGKVRRARIFYIRDLKGKKARIKERRVITTEPTPQNV from the coding sequence ATGGACGCTATTAAATACTTTCACCAGCAGGTGACCAAGAAAAAGGAACTTCCCGATTTTAAGGCAGGTGATAATGTTACTGTATACTATAAAATTATTGAAGGGAGTAAAGAGCGCATACAAGCATACCGCGGGGAAGTAATTCAGAGAAAAGGGATGGGCACAACACAGACTTTTACGGTTCGCAAGATTTCCAATGGCATAGGTGTAGAACGAATATTTCCTTTTTTTTCGCCCAGTATAGATAATATTGAAGTGAACAAGCGTGGCAAGGTTCGCAGGGCAAGAATTTTTTATATCCGGGATCTGAAAGGCAAAAAAGCACGCATAAAAGAAAGAAGAGTTATTACTACCGAACCCACTCCCCAAAACGTTTAA
- a CDS encoding class I SAM-dependent methyltransferase → MNTKRKDHWEKVYSTKQSHEVSWTQQLPKTSLDFIHSFNLPKTASIIDIGGGDSKLADYLLDEGYENITVLDISEKAIERAQQRLGSRSAKINWIISDITEFHPLVTFDCWHDRATFHFLTSAEDINAYLKTAWQAVQGFMAIATFSNSGPNRCSGLEVHQYTEEELRGRLENGFEKIKCVTENHKTPFNTFQNFLFCSFRKVISEI, encoded by the coding sequence ATGAACACCAAAAGAAAAGATCATTGGGAAAAAGTTTATTCTACTAAGCAATCTCATGAAGTTAGCTGGACGCAGCAGTTACCAAAAACTTCTTTAGACTTTATTCACAGTTTTAATTTACCAAAAACAGCAAGTATTATTGACATAGGAGGAGGTGATAGTAAATTAGCAGACTATCTACTTGATGAAGGTTATGAAAATATTACGGTGCTTGACATTTCGGAGAAGGCCATTGAAAGAGCCCAGCAGCGGCTCGGGTCAAGGTCAGCGAAAATAAACTGGATTATCAGCGATATAACGGAGTTTCATCCCCTAGTAACCTTTGATTGCTGGCACGACCGGGCAACATTTCATTTCCTGACCAGCGCTGAGGATATAAATGCATATCTTAAAACAGCCTGGCAAGCAGTACAAGGCTTTATGGCAATTGCAACTTTTTCCAATAGCGGTCCCAATAGATGCAGTGGCTTAGAAGTTCACCAATATACAGAAGAAGAATTACGAGGACGATTGGAAAACGGTTTTGAAAAAATTAAATGCGTTACAGAAAACCACAAAACGCCCTTTAATACTTTTCAGAATTTTTTGTTCTGCAGCTTCAGGAAAGTGATTTCAGAAATATGA
- a CDS encoding sigma-70 family RNA polymerase sigma factor has protein sequence MEEQQRIEAAQRDPQQFRYFYDKHYKEIFLFIYRRTDDENLTADITSQVFLKAMQSIDRYMYRGIPFSAWLFRIASNEITQYFRDQQKVRIVSLENANVDQLLEEDNSIQSQKRESLFASIKKLPALDLELIEMRFFEKRPFKEIGDIKGITENHAKVKIHRILERIRNLITVEI, from the coding sequence ATGGAAGAGCAGCAGCGAATAGAAGCAGCGCAACGGGATCCCCAGCAGTTCCGCTACTTCTACGATAAGCATTATAAAGAAATTTTTCTTTTTATATACCGCAGAACGGACGACGAAAACCTGACTGCAGATATAACATCCCAGGTATTTTTAAAAGCAATGCAAAGTATTGATCGATACATGTACCGTGGAATTCCTTTTTCTGCGTGGCTATTCAGAATAGCAAGCAATGAAATAACTCAATATTTCAGGGATCAGCAAAAGGTTCGGATTGTAAGTCTTGAAAATGCAAATGTTGATCAGCTGCTGGAAGAAGATAACTCTATACAATCTCAAAAGAGGGAATCACTATTTGCCTCGATAAAAAAGCTTCCGGCACTTGATTTGGAATTGATAGAAATGCGATTTTTTGAAAAACGCCCTTTCAAAGAAATTGGGGACATTAAAGGCATTACTGAAAATCATGCTAAAGTTAAAATACACCGCATTTTGGAACGTATCAGAAATTTAATAACTGTTGAAATATAG